GCTGGATCTTGCCGAGCGTATCCCGGTTAAGGATCCCAGTTTCATTGGAGATCCCGAGGACGATCGTGTCTTCATATAGGCTGAAGGTGCTATCAACCTCATCGTTCCACATTCTGACATCCGATGTCTTCGGAAGCATGTTCTTCGGATTCGTATCGATCTTCATTTTCGGGAACTGCATCGCGAAGATTACCGTAATGGCAATCGCCAGAACCATTACAAGCTTTGGATGATCTACTGAAAATGCAACGAGAGAAAAGTTTTTCATGGAATTCCTTCCCTTTGTGAATATTTATATTGTTTAGACACTTATCCCATCATTGTGCGAGAGCTACTTCACAAGCGCTGCGTCTTTCTTCAGCTGCTCTATGAGTACTTCTCTAATGAGAGAAAAGGCTTCCGAGATCTTGGGATTTGCAAGACGGTAGTAAATATTTGTCCCCTCTTTTCTCGATTCGAGGACATGCCTCTGTTTCATCATGCTGAGATGCTGGGAGAGATTTCCCATGCTCATCTTCGTTTCACGGGCAAGCTCTGAAACTGTCATCTCTGCATCCTGAAGGAGGTTCAGGATGGCGATCCTGCCCGGATGCGAGAAGACCTTGCACATCTCTGCATGGTAGGAACAGAGGATATCTTCCATCTCTTGCACTTTTGCTTTTTTTGCTTCCCTTGGCATCGCAACTCCCTGGTATTAAATATTTAAGAAATTTATTAAATAATATAATTCTAATATTCAGAATGTCAAGGGGAAAAAGCCCCTTCAGTTTCATGCTCCACAAGCACGACGGTTCTTCGTTCCCCCTTCAATCTCGAAAGCAATTCAAATACAGATTTCTTTAGGCGATCTTAGAGTCCCTGGAAGAGAAGATCAGAACAAACCCGAAGAGTCTGATCGGAAACAAAGGATATCGGAAGTACCTGAAGATCGATCGAGGAAGCGTGAGGATCGATCAGAAGAAGGTCGAGGAGGAGTCAAGATTTGACGGGAAGTGGGTCCTCATCACCAACACCGACTTCTCAGCAGAAACAGTGGCACTCAAATACAAGGAGCTGTGGCAGGTGGAACAGATCTTCAGAGAGATGAAATCAATCCTGGAGACGAGACCTGTCTATCACAAGCGAGATGACACAATCAAAGGTCATGTGCTCTGCAGCTTTTTGGCGTTGGTGTTGAGAAAAGAATTAGACCGGCGGCTGAAGGAAGCTGGGCACACCTTTGAATGGTCTGAGATCAAAGAAGATCTCAAATCTTTACAACAGGTCGTCATTGAGGACAATGGCAGAGCGTTGGCGCTGAGAACAGAATGTGCAGGAACCTGTGGCAAGATCTTCCAGGCGGTGGGAGTAGCAATCCCGCCCACCATCCGAGAGGTATGATGCAAGAGAGAGAAAGGTAGTGCCAAGACCTTTTTGAACTTATGCATCTATCTGAAGATAAAGAATTTAATTTTTGCAAGTGTTAAAGATCAGCCTTTGTAATCCCGTTGGAGTCATACCAGTATTGCCAGACACCTCCTCCCACCTCCGTGACATTCGTGACTTCTAATCCCGTATTGTATTCTAAGGAGGAATTGTAGCTCCCCATCGCATAAGATTGAATCCTGTTCTCGGTATAGTAGGTGACAGATAAAATCTGGTTCCCTTCCGGGTCTGTTATCCCTGTGAGCTTTTCATTGCTCCCATACTGGAACTGATAGCTCTTGTTTGCAATATTCGTGGCCGATATTAGATCTCCTGCCGTATCGTAATCAAAGACAACCGTCCTCCCGATGCTGTCCCTGAGCCGCTTCACCCTGTAGGATGGATAAGGAACAGAAAGTCCCATCCATTTGAGGATGAGGAAAATGCCATTTATGTTATGCCGATTCCCCTGGTAGTTCTGGGTTTCCACCGCGGGACCGAAGGAGTGCCCATATCTCACTCTTTGTTTCTAGAAATTCCAAGCAGAATGACCTTGTCGCCTGGCTTCAGGGATGATCTCAAGGCGGTTCCGGCGTTGACCTCGAGGACGTAACGGGACCTCTTGAAAGGAAAGATGGAAGGGCAGTCCTCACCTGCTGGACAGGGTTGTACATTATGCTGGATATGAACGATTTTCTGGTCATTTCCGATCCAGATGATGTCAAGAGGAATCTTGCAATTCTTCATCCAGATGGAATGAAAGTCATTCTTCTCGAAGATGAAGAGCATTCCCTCAGATTCTCCTAGCTTCTCCCGGAACATCAATCCAAGCTTCCGGCTCTCCGCGTTGTCGGCAACCTCAGCATTTATCTCTTTCCCATCATTAAAGATGACGATTGCGCGCCTGTTCTCTTGCGGCTTCGAATCCGAATCGCTGGAAGATACTGCAATGGGAAGGATCGAAAGGATCAGCAGTATAAATGATAGATAACCGTAATGTCGGGCTATTTTTTGCATGAAAATATTTTACACCAGAATATGATCTCATCCAGATCCATTCACCAGTTGACAAGCAGTATCTCCTTCGATGATAATGAGCAGGTATTTATTATTAAATCATCTTTAAAATAGAAGGAAAGAACGAGGCGACATGTCATCTCGCAAAGAAGATGGTGAAATCGAGGAATTGATAAATAAGCTCGGAAGCAAAAGGAAGGTCGAGATCGATGCTGCCAAGGCGAGATTGAGCAT
The window above is part of the Acidobacteriota bacterium genome. Proteins encoded here:
- a CDS encoding metalloregulator ArsR/SmtB family transcription factor, translated to MPREAKKAKVQEMEDILCSYHAEMCKVFSHPGRIAILNLLQDAEMTVSELARETKMSMGNLSQHLSMMKQRHVLESRKEGTNIYYRLANPKISEAFSLIREVLIEQLKKDAALVK
- a CDS encoding transposase; its protein translation is MGNKGYRKYLKIDRGSVRIDQKKVEEESRFDGKWVLITNTDFSAETVALKYKELWQVEQIFREMKSILETRPVYHKRDDTIKGHVLCSFLALVLRKELDRRLKEAGHTFEWSEIKEDLKSLQQVVIEDNGRALALRTECAGTCGKIFQAVGVAIPPTIREV
- a CDS encoding DUF192 domain-containing protein is translated as MQKIARHYGYLSFILLILSILPIAVSSSDSDSKPQENRRAIVIFNDGKEINAEVADNAESRKLGLMFREKLGESEGMLFIFEKNDFHSIWMKNCKIPLDIIWIGNDQKIVHIQHNVQPCPAGEDCPSIFPFKRSRYVLEVNAGTALRSSLKPGDKVILLGISRNKE
- a CDS encoding RHS repeat domain-containing protein, coding for MRYGHSFGPAVETQNYQGNRHNINGIFLILKWMGLSVPYPSYRVKRLRDSIGRTVVFDYDTAGDLISATNIANKSYQFQYGSNEKLTGITDPEGNQILSVTYYTENRIQSYAMGSYNSSLEYNTGLEVTNVTEVGGGVWQYWYDSNGITKADL